One Lodderomyces beijingensis strain CBS 14171 genome assembly, chromosome: 5 DNA segment encodes these proteins:
- a CDS encoding mitochondrial 54S ribosomal protein uL16m: MFTSSWKKTLGIATIAKRFKHEYSPRFKQVEKAQKGRVSVRTGGSIKGNTLEFGKIGLRLKSEGLRLHANQLLAADKVLRRELRPTKSKLFTRFVCDLAICIKGNMTRMGKGKGAFDHWATRMPTGKVLFEIDGPIHEKVAREALRKAAAKLPGLYEIITPESKVRVSVTSLIDKPEPVDYVEKMNENPSRRWANLQRFRTDPMYKLYSGRY, from the coding sequence ATGTTTACAAGTTCCTGGAAGAAGACGCTAGGTATAGCAACCATTGCAAAGAGATTCAAACATGAATACTCGCCAAGATTCAAGCAGGTGGAAAAGGCGCAAAAGGGAAGAGTATCTGTGAGAACCGGAGGTTCGATCAAGGGAAACACTTTGGAATTTGGCAAGATCGGCTTGCGGTTAAAGTCCGAAGGGCTCCGGTTGCACGCTAACCAGTTATTGGCCGCAGATAAGGTGTTGAGGAGGGAACTCAGGCCCACAAAGTCGAAGTTGTTCACGCGGTTCGTTTGCGACTTGGCTATTTGCATCAAGGGGAACATGACGAGAATGGGTAAAGGGAAAGGTGCGTTTGACCATTGGGCAACTAGGATGCCCACGGGGAAAGTgttgtttgaaatcgacgGGCCTATCCATGAAAAAGTTGCGCGAGAAGCGCTCCGGAAAGCAGCCGCGAAATTGCCCGGGCTATACGAGATCATTACTCCCGAGTCGAAAGTGAGGGTCAGCGTCACCAGCTTGATTGATAAACCTGAACCTGTGGATTATGTGGAAAAGATGAATGAAAATCCATCAAGGAGATGGGCCAATTTGCAGAGATTCAGAACTGATCCTATGTACAAGTTGTATAGTGGTAGATATTGA
- a CDS encoding 40S ribosomal protein uS4, with the protein MPRAPRTYSKTYSTPARPYESARLDAELKLAGEYGLKNKREIYRIGFQLSKIRRAARDLLTRDEKDTKRLFEGNALIRRLVRVGVLSEDKMKLDYVLALRIEDFLERRLQTQVFKLGLARSIHHARVLISQRHIAVGRQIVNVPSFTVRLDSQKHIDFAPTSPYGGGRAGRVKRRSQNKKSEEGGEEDEE; encoded by the exons ATGCCTC GTGCCCCAAGAACTTACTCCAAGACCTACTCGACCCCTGCTAGACCATACGAATCAGCTCGTTTGGATGCTGAATTGAAGTTGGCTGGTGAATAcggtttgaaaaacaagagagaAATCTACAGAATCGGATTCCAATTGTCCAAGATCAGAAGAGCTGCTCGTGACTTGTTGACCagagatgaaaaagacaCCAAGAGATTATTCGAAGGTAATGCTTTGATCAGAAGATTGGTGAGAGTCGGTGTTTTGTCTGAAgacaagatgaagttggaTTATGTCTTGGCTTTGAGAATTGAAGATTTCTTGGAGAGAAGATTGCAAActcaagttttcaaattgggtTTGGCCAGATCAATCCACCACGCCAGAGTCTTGATCTCCCAAAGACACATTGCTGTTGGCAGACAAATCGTCAATGTCCCATCCTTCACCGTCAGATTGGACTCACAAAAGCACATTGACTTTGCTCCAACCTCCCCATACGGCGGTGGCAGAGCCGGTAGGGTTAAGAGAAGATcacaaaacaaaaagtcTGAAGAAGgtggagaagaagacgaagagtAA
- a CDS encoding 60S ribosomal protein eL21 yields MGKSRGYRSGTRYAFQRDFKKHGAIPLSTYLKIYKVGDIVDIKANGSIQKGMPHKYYHGKTGIVYNVTKSSVGVIINKVVGNRYIEKRVNLRVEHVKHSACRQEFLNRVKSNAAKKREAKANGEHVNLKRAAAKPREARVVSTSENVPQTLAPVAYETFI; encoded by the exons ATGGGTAAATC TCGTGGTTACAGATCAGGTACTCGTTACGCTTTCCAGCGTGACTTTAAAAAACATGGTGCTATTCCATTGTCCACCTACTTGAAAATCTACAAAGTCGGAGACATTGTTGACATAAAAGCCAACGGTTCCATCCAAAAGGGTATGCCACACAAATACTACCACGGCAAAACCGGTATTGTTTACAACGTCACCAAGTCCTCAGTCGgtgtcatcatcaacaaggttGTTGGTAACAGATACATTGAAAAGAGAGTCAATTTGAGAGTCGAGCACGTGAAGCACTCGGCTTGCCGTCAAGAATTCTTGAACAgagtcaagtccaacgcTGCTAAGAAGAGAGAAGCCAAGGCTAACGGTGAACACGTCAACTTGAAGAGAGCTGCTGCTAAGCCAAGAGAAGCTAGAGTTGTCTCTACCTCAGAAAACGTCCCTCAAACTTTGGCTCCAGTTGCTTACGAAACTTTCATTTAA